CGATGCGCCCAGGCTGCAATTACGCTGGCGGCAAAGCGGGCATCTTCCTCGTCCAGCAATAGGTGGTCTGCGCCTTCCAGACTTACGAAGCTCTTTGGATGTTTGGCGGCTTGGAACAGTGCGCTGGCATGTTCGATTCCGACCACCGCATCGGTGGGTGAATGGAGGAAGAGCAGCGGCTTTCGCAGCCGGGCTACCTCAGCAAGCAGGTCGACGTTCTCTACCTTTTCGATGAATTCGCGCCCCAGAGTGAACTCGCGTCCGCCGATGCGCACCGCTCCCTCGCCGTGCTCCCGGATCGCATCGATGTCGCCGTCGATATTTCCCAGGACATGGGGAACGTCGGACGGGGCACCGATGGTCGCAATCGCGGCAATCCGGTCGAAGCCGATCTCGTCTGCCGCCGCCAAAACGGCTGCCCCGCCGAGGCTGTGGCCGACCAGCAGGATCGGCCGTCTAAAACGCTCCAGCAGTTGGTCTGCCGCCTCGACCAGGTCGGACACGTCGGCCGCAAATCCGGCGCGTCCGAAGTCGCCGCCGCTGCCGCCGAGGCCGGTAAAGTCGAACCGCAAGGTCGCGATCCCCTCGCTCGCCAGTGCGCGGGCCACGGCAATCGCCGCCTTGCTTTGCTTTGTGCAAGTGAAGCAGTGCGCGAACAGCGCCACACCGCGCACGAGGCCGGTCGGCAGCTCGAGCGAGCCGGTCAATTCATGGCCTGCCTGCGTGGCAATGGTCAGGTTCTCGGTCGGCATCGGTGCTCCTTCGACTGGCGCTTTTTTTCGGCGGGCGTGTAAGAAATACGCGTGGGGGCGGACTAAGGATACATGACCGAGGAAAAGCAACACGCATACTATCGCGAGGCAGGGGCGCAATTCGCCCCGGCCATCGCCCGCCTCGCCCGCGCGATGGAGCGCGATGGCGACAAGGCACGCGACCTGGAACAGGACATCCACTGCGAGCTCTTCCGCAGCTTCGCCCGGTTCGAAGGACAATGTGCGCTCAAGACCTGGGTGTACCGCGTGGCTCACAACGTGGCTGCCGAACACCGCCTTCGCGAAAGCCGACGCATGCCTACCGTGTCGCTGGACGAGACAGATGACCTGCCAAGCATGGGCAGCGGAGAAATTGCTGCTGCGGAAGGCCACGCCGTTGCCCGCGCGCAGGAACTGATCCGCCAGCTGCCGACGCTGGATGCGCAGGTCATGCTGCTGTGGCTCGAAGGCGAAAGCGCCCGCGACATCTCCGAAGTCACCGGCCTCGCTTCCGGCACGGTCGCCACCCGCATCCACCGGCTCAAGACTGCCCTTGCCGACCAGTTCGGCACCCCCGTTCACCAGGAGACAATTCGATGACCCAGGACCCGTTCAACTTCTGGACCCGTGAAAATTCCGACGCGAATTTCAGCGAACCGGGCGCGTGCCGGGCACGCAGCACTCGGTTCGAAAAGAGCATCCGTCGCCGCAACCTGCTGGAATATGCCGCCGGTGCGCTGGTGATCGGAGTGTTCGGCGCTCTCGCAGTATTTTTCGCCGGCGAAGGCGAGTGGGCGCTTTCCGGGACCGTCGCCATGACCGTTACCGCTGCAATCTTTGTGGTGGGCAAGCTCCACCGCGACGGCAGCGCGCAAGCACGTTCCCCCGAAGCAAGCTGCAAGGATCACCTGCGCAGCCAGCTCGTCCGGCAGCGCGACCTGCTGCGCGGGGTTCCGACCTGGTATCTCGCGCCCTTCGTGCCCGGCCTCGTCGGCTTTTACCTCGTCGTCACGGCCAATGTGGCCGAGGTCCAGGGTTGGGCTGCCGCGCTGGAAGGCGTCTGGTTCAAGTTTGTCGCGACGGCCGTGTTCTTCGTCTTCGTTGGTTGGCTCAACCTGCACACCGCCCGCAAGCTCGACCGGGAAATCGCCGCGCTCGACCGGGCGTAAGCACCGGAGCGCCGGACCGCTCTTGCACGGTCCGGCGCTTGCCCCTAACGCACACGTAAAGTTGCAAGGAAAAACCGATGTCAGACCAGACCCGTTTCGAAGGCACCAGTTCGTATATCGCGACCGACGATCTGAAGGTCGCCGTCAATGCCGCGGTCACGCTGCGCCGTCCGCTGCTGGTCAAGGGCGAACCGGGCACGGGCAAGACCGTGCTCGCCCATGAAATCTCCAAGGCGCTCGATGCCCCGCTGATCGAATGGAACGTCAAGTCGACCACCAAGGCGCAGCAGGGCCTCTACGAATATGACGCGGTCGCCCGCCTGCGCGACGGCCAGCTGGGTGACGAACGCGTCCACGACATCTCGAACTACATCAAGAAGGGCAAGCTGTGGGAGGCGTTCACCAGCCCCGAACTGCCCGTCCTGCTAATCGACGAGATCGACAAGGCCGACATCGAGTTTCCGAATGACCTGCTGCAGGAACTCGACCGGATGAGTTTCGACGTCTACGAGACGCACACGCGGATCGAGGCGAAGGAACGTCCGATCGTCGTCATCACCTCGAACAACGAGAAGGAATTGCCCGACGCATTCCTGCGCCGCTGCTTCTTCCATTACATCAAGTTCCCCGACCGCGAGACGATGCGAGACATCATCGAGGTCCACTACCCGGGCATCCAGAAAAACCTGGTCAGCAAGGCAATGGATATCTTCTACGAACTGCGCGACGTGCCGGGCCTGAAGAAAAAGCCTTCGACGAGCGAGCTGCTCGACTGGCTGAAGCTGCTGCTGAACGAGGACATGCCGCTGGAAGTGCTGCAGGACAGCAATCCCAATAGCGCCATTCCGCCGCTGCACGGGGCCCTGCTCAAGAACGAGCAGGACGTGATGATGTTCGAACGCCTTGCCTTCATGGCACGCCGCCAGCCCTGATAAAGGCCGGACCGGACGAGAAAAGGGCGCGCTCCGCTTGCGGAACGCGCCCTTTTTCCTTGGGGTGAACTTGATCAGCCGAAGCTGTAGGCGAGCTCGAAATCGCCCCAGCGGCGACCGTTGATGTAGACCGGCACGTAGACATTGCGGACCACAACGTAATTCCGGCCATCGCCTTCCTGGCGGTAGACCGCCATCGTGTAGGGATCCTTGGTCGATTTCGCGACGAGATCCACGCCTTCGAGGATGATGCGGCCGTTGCGGCAGTATTTCGTGTCGTGCGCCAGTTCGCCGATAGGCTTGCGCGAATGTTCGGTGACATGGGTCGGCAGGAAGCCGTTCATGTCGGCCTGCGAACACATGATGACATGGCCGCCTTCGCCGACGACTGCATCATTGATCGGACGCCAGTTGGCATCCGCCCAATCGCTGAGGCTGGTGCGGTAGAGCTGCGGGTTGGTGCCCGGCTGCGGGCGATAGTTCTGGTCGAAGAGCTGCTCGGCCGTGAGTTCGCCATTGGCGATGGCTTCTTCGGCGCGGGCGACGATCTTCTTGGCGTGCTCCTGAGCGCGCTCGACCATCGCACTGTCTTCAGGCGAAAGGCCCGCCTTGACCAGCTTGTCGAACATGTCGCTGGCCGTCAGCTCCAGCTCCTCGATGCGGTCGTGAGCGGTGGCGAGGCGCTGCTCGTTCTCGCTGGCGGCACGGTCGAAACTTTCGATCACGGACGAAACCCGGTCGACGTGCTCGGTCATCATGCCGGTTGCACGGGCGATCTGGTCGTTCTGCTGGTCGACTTCCTCGACCAGCTGCGACACGCCGGAAATGGTGGAATCGATGCTGGCGACCGAGGTCTTGGCCTCGTTCGATGCCCGGGCACCAGCCTCGATACGCTCGATCACGGTGGCTGCTTCCGCACCCAGCGTTTCGATCACGTCCGATATCTCGTCGGTCGCCTTGCGGGTTTCACCGGCGAGCGACTTCACCTCGTTGGCGACCACGGCGAAGGTGCGACCCGCATCGCCTGCACGCATCGCTTCGATGGTGGCATTGAGGGCGAGGATGTTGGTCGTCTCGGCGATCTGTTCGATATCCTGCGAACAGCGCTTCACCTGGTCCATGGCCGCCGCGAAGCCGGTCACGTGCGTTGCCAGCGTCTCCACGAGGTCGAGCAGGCTGGTGATCTGGCTAAGGGAGGACTGGATCTGCTT
Above is a window of Qipengyuania gaetbuli DNA encoding:
- a CDS encoding bifunctional alpha/beta hydrolase/OsmC family protein, whose translation is MPTENLTIATQAGHELTGSLELPTGLVRGVALFAHCFTCTKQSKAAIAVARALASEGIATLRFDFTGLGGSGGDFGRAGFAADVSDLVEAADQLLERFRRPILLVGHSLGGAAVLAAADEIGFDRIAAIATIGAPSDVPHVLGNIDGDIDAIREHGEGAVRIGGREFTLGREFIEKVENVDLLAEVARLRKPLLFLHSPTDAVVGIEHASALFQAAKHPKSFVSLEGADHLLLDEEDARFAASVIAAWAHRYMPLSADWPMPEEGIVACTGHGKFGTEVHTVSHQFIADEPKSYGGDDSGPTPYDLLNAALGTCTAMTMKMYADRKGWPLEGVRVHVTHERDHTKSCSHAEAMAEGMQMQALNRSITIRGEELDDEQRAKLMEIADKCPVHRTLEGELHIHTRAGE
- a CDS encoding RNA polymerase sigma factor encodes the protein MTEEKQHAYYREAGAQFAPAIARLARAMERDGDKARDLEQDIHCELFRSFARFEGQCALKTWVYRVAHNVAAEHRLRESRRMPTVSLDETDDLPSMGSGEIAAAEGHAVARAQELIRQLPTLDAQVMLLWLEGESARDISEVTGLASGTVATRIHRLKTALADQFGTPVHQETIR
- a CDS encoding methyl-accepting chemotaxis protein, whose product is MELTAIDAAKASSLESIPEACGKVTVGCTDVAGIVQAVIDSSGILRAEHAELQGTVHELEKDQRKVAEASDEARLLSARAIERLGQGTKQIQSSLSQITSLLDLVETLATHVTGFAAAMDQVKRCSQDIEQIAETTNILALNATIEAMRAGDAGRTFAVVANEVKSLAGETRKATDEISDVIETLGAEAATVIERIEAGARASNEAKTSVASIDSTISGVSQLVEEVDQQNDQIARATGMMTEHVDRVSSVIESFDRAASENEQRLATAHDRIEELELTASDMFDKLVKAGLSPEDSAMVERAQEHAKKIVARAEEAIANGELTAEQLFDQNYRPQPGTNPQLYRTSLSDWADANWRPINDAVVGEGGHVIMCSQADMNGFLPTHVTEHSRKPIGELAHDTKYCRNGRIILEGVDLVAKSTKDPYTMAVYRQEGDGRNYVVVRNVYVPVYINGRRWGDFELAYSFG
- a CDS encoding AAA family ATPase, producing the protein MSDQTRFEGTSSYIATDDLKVAVNAAVTLRRPLLVKGEPGTGKTVLAHEISKALDAPLIEWNVKSTTKAQQGLYEYDAVARLRDGQLGDERVHDISNYIKKGKLWEAFTSPELPVLLIDEIDKADIEFPNDLLQELDRMSFDVYETHTRIEAKERPIVVITSNNEKELPDAFLRRCFFHYIKFPDRETMRDIIEVHYPGIQKNLVSKAMDIFYELRDVPGLKKKPSTSELLDWLKLLLNEDMPLEVLQDSNPNSAIPPLHGALLKNEQDVMMFERLAFMARRQP